The following proteins come from a genomic window of Meleagris gallopavo isolate NT-WF06-2002-E0010 breed Aviagen turkey brand Nicholas breeding stock chromosome Z, Turkey_5.1, whole genome shotgun sequence:
- the LOC104914970 gene encoding ankyrin repeat and death domain-containing protein 1B yields the protein MKEEEGNTALHLAAKNGHSEAVEILLKHWDEINDLNQNGETPFYLSVEGGNEKCAELLLEAGSNIDVLTHNNSNALQAAIQNGYQSLVTFLIDKNIDLVPKPEQKNSPLHLAVISNHLLIVKKLLEANHDINFLNHRQETPLHLAADVGNVEMVEVLLKAGCDLKITDRHGKTALAVASRSNYALIVDMIIKAERRYAMEQAHLGHSDGWSDSDLSFKQDHSTQTKQLRSSLWNLAYNHLKPQEWKILALFWKFTDEQIKAIEEQWTGKKSYKEHGHRMLLIWLHGTLLAHQNPVRQIFKDLVEAGFQHLAEKIRTESSTDMESRKCEIS from the exons gaGGGAAACACAGCCCTACATCTGGCAGCTAAAAATGGCCACAGTGAAGCTGTAGAGATTCTTCTCAAACACTGGGATGAAATAAATGACCTCAATCAG AATGGAGAAACTCCATTTTACTTGTCTGTTGAAGGAGGTAATGAAAAATGTGCCGAACTCCTACTGGAAGCAGGGAGTAACATTGATGTTTTAACTCAC aacaaCAGCAATGCATTGCAAGCTGCCATTCAGAATGGATATCAATCCTTGGTCACTTTTCTTATTGATAAGAACATTGACCTGGTCCCTAAACCTGAG CAGAAGAATTCCCCTCTCCATTTAGCAGTCATCAGTAATCATCTGCTGATAGTGAAAAAACTCTTGGAAGCGAATCATGATATAAACTTCTTAAATCAT AGGCAGGAAACTCCTTTACATCTGGCTGCTGATGTTGGCAATGTGGAGATGGTGGAAGTGCTGCTGAAGGCAGGTTGTGACCTCAAGATCACAGACAGG CATGGAAAAACTGCACTTGCCGTGGCTTCAAGGAGCAATTACGCCCTCATTGTAGATATGATCATTAAAGCAGAAAGGCGTTATGCCATGGAACAG GCACACCTAGGTCATAGTGATGGTTGGTCAGACTCTGATTTGTCCTTCAAACAAGACCATAGCACACAGACCAAGCAACTCCGTTCCTCCCTGTGGAATCTGGCGTACAATCATTTAAAACCCCAGGAATGGAAAATACTGGCCCTGTTCTGGAAGTTCACAGATGAGCAGATTAAAGCTATTGAGGAACAATGGACAG ggaaaaaaagttataaagAACACGGCCACAGAATGCTGCTGATCTGGTTACACGGTACTTTGCTGGCTCATCAGAATCCTGTCAGGCAAATATTTAAAGACTTGGTGGAAGCAGGATTTCAGCATTTAGCTG agAAGATCAGAACTGAAAGTAGCACTGACATGGAGTccagaaaatgtgaaatttcatGA
- the POC5 gene encoding centrosomal protein POC5 isoform X3, with product MEQLCPVSEETSSQESTHIPREIGETTVTELTVPDEKVTQIENILDLWSGSLKTNVLSELRKWKLSFIEHHKHQMRQEKEKHAEHVKQLNNEIENLKELLRTYEISIGRKDEVITNMTEALERKKEKIELMRRFTLWRIQQIKAKQEEYANRIADKQFQTALKKKVWTAWHSLSEERWKEKVAKACQLRAEDICVQLTNDYEAKIAELTATLEQTKAEILRLHSEREQYEDTMKKAFMRGVCALNLEAMTMFQGKDNRTDPDSGSRREDNGAIIAGRLPHSQYSPPSPPPAPATTLHTEDLFSTHLGHASTSQTRLDSDSPVIIPGTAAGSGLASTQKLPMAKVITSAQPKAGRTITARITGRSDMGQKHRICGSLAVMGVAPPMSSVIVEKHHPVTQQTISQATAAKYPRTVFLTSGSTTVRPAGQVGRMLQSQTHTSVQSIKVVD from the exons ATGGAACAACTTTGCCCTGTTTCAGAAGAGACTTCTTCACAAGAGTCCACACACATTCCAAGAGAAATTGGTGAAACCACAGTAACTGAATTAACTGTACCTGATGAAAAAGTTACTCAAATAGAAAATATACTTGACCTCTGGAGTGGAAGTCTTAAG ACAAATGTTCTGAGTGAAttgagaaaatggaaattaagtTTTATCGAACATCACAAGCATCAAATGagacaagaaaaagagaaacatgcTGAACATGTGAAACAATTGAATAATGAGATAGAAAACCTGAAAGAGTTGCTGCGTACTTACGAGATCTCTATTGGCAGAAAAGATGAG GTTATTACTAACATGACAGAAGCattagagaggaagaaagagaaaatagagcTAATGAGAAGGTTTACACTGTGGCGGATTCAGCAAATTAAAGCTAAACAAGAG GAATATGCAAACAGAATAGCAGATAAACAGTTCCAGACAGCTTTGAAGAAGAAGGTATGGACAGCATGGCACTCTCTTAGtgaagaaagatggaaagaaaaagtagcTAAAGCCTGTCAGTTAAGGGCAGAAGATATCTGTGTTCAGCTTACCAATGATTATGAAGCCAAAATTGCAGAG CTAACTGCTACTTTGGAACAAACCAAAGCTGAGATTCTGCGTCTGCATAGTGAAAGAGAGCAGTATGAAGACACTATGAAGAAAGCATTTATGCGTGGTGTTTGCGCTTTGAATCTGGAAGCAATGACTATGTTTCAAGGCAAGGACAATAGGACAGATCCCG ATTCAGGAAGTAGGAGAGAAGATAATGGTGCCATTATAGCAGGAAGGCTACCTCATTCACAGTACAGTCCCCCTTCACCACCCCCTGCACCAGCAACTACTCTTCACACAGAAGACCTG TTTTCTACTCACCTGGGTCATGCAAGCACTTCTCAGACAAGGCTAGATTCTGATTCTCCAGTAATCatccctggcacagctgcaggatCTGGGCTGGCATCAACTCAAAAATTG CCCATGGCAAAAGTAATAACATCGGCTCAACCGAAAGCAGGGAGAACAATCACTGCTCGAATCACAGGCAGATCTGATATGGgacaaaaacacagaatttgTGGTAGTTTAGCAGTGATGGGAGTTGCTCCGCCCATGAGTTCGGTCATTGTTGAAAAACATCATCCAGTCACTCAG CAAACCATATCTCAAGCCACTGCTGCTAAATATCCTCGAACTGTGTTCCTTACTTCCGGTTCTACAACTGTGAGACCTGCAGGACAAGTTGGGCGAATGCTTCAGAGCCAAACTCATACCAGCGTTCAGTCAATAAAAGTTGTTGACTGA
- the POC5 gene encoding centrosomal protein POC5 isoform X2: protein MIIQDEYEELLRYVIVTPEFELCIPKQSEPSSELRGRGRFSSVTDDTIYHTTPDLLSVKECTEINMEQLCPVSEETSSQESTHIPREIGETTVTELTVPDEKVTQIENILDLWSGSLKTNVLSELRKWKLSFIEHHKHQMRQEKEKHAEHVKQLNNEIENLKELLRTYEISIGRKDEVITNMTEALERKKEKIELMRRFTLWRIQQIKAKQEEYANRIADKQFQTALKKKVWTAWHSLSEERWKEKVAKACQLRAEDICVQLTNDYEAKIAELTATLEQTKAEILRLHSEREQYEDTMKKAFMRGVCALNLEAMTMFQGKDNRTDPDSGSRREDNGAIIAGRLPHSQYSPPSPPPAPATTLHTEDLFSTHLGHASTSQTRLDSDSPVIIPGTAAGSGLASTQKLPMAKVITSAQPKAGRTITARITGRSDMGQKHRICGSLAVMGVAPPMSSVIVEKHHPVTQQTISQATAAKYPRTVFLTSGSTTVRPAGQVGRMLQSQTHTSVQSIKVVD, encoded by the exons ATGATCATACAG GATGAGTATGAAGAACTGCTTCGTTATGTTATAGTGACTCCAGAGTTTGAACTGTGCATCCCAAAGCAGTCAGAACCTTCCTCAGAACTGAGAGGAAGGGGCAGATTTTCAAGTGTAACAGATGACACCATTTACCATACAACTCCAG ATTTATTGTCAGTGAAGGAGTGTACTGAGATCAATATGGAACAACTTTGCCCTGTTTCAGAAGAGACTTCTTCACAAGAGTCCACACACATTCCAAGAGAAATTGGTGAAACCACAGTAACTGAATTAACTGTACCTGATGAAAAAGTTACTCAAATAGAAAATATACTTGACCTCTGGAGTGGAAGTCTTAAG ACAAATGTTCTGAGTGAAttgagaaaatggaaattaagtTTTATCGAACATCACAAGCATCAAATGagacaagaaaaagagaaacatgcTGAACATGTGAAACAATTGAATAATGAGATAGAAAACCTGAAAGAGTTGCTGCGTACTTACGAGATCTCTATTGGCAGAAAAGATGAG GTTATTACTAACATGACAGAAGCattagagaggaagaaagagaaaatagagcTAATGAGAAGGTTTACACTGTGGCGGATTCAGCAAATTAAAGCTAAACAAGAG GAATATGCAAACAGAATAGCAGATAAACAGTTCCAGACAGCTTTGAAGAAGAAGGTATGGACAGCATGGCACTCTCTTAGtgaagaaagatggaaagaaaaagtagcTAAAGCCTGTCAGTTAAGGGCAGAAGATATCTGTGTTCAGCTTACCAATGATTATGAAGCCAAAATTGCAGAG CTAACTGCTACTTTGGAACAAACCAAAGCTGAGATTCTGCGTCTGCATAGTGAAAGAGAGCAGTATGAAGACACTATGAAGAAAGCATTTATGCGTGGTGTTTGCGCTTTGAATCTGGAAGCAATGACTATGTTTCAAGGCAAGGACAATAGGACAGATCCCG ATTCAGGAAGTAGGAGAGAAGATAATGGTGCCATTATAGCAGGAAGGCTACCTCATTCACAGTACAGTCCCCCTTCACCACCCCCTGCACCAGCAACTACTCTTCACACAGAAGACCTG TTTTCTACTCACCTGGGTCATGCAAGCACTTCTCAGACAAGGCTAGATTCTGATTCTCCAGTAATCatccctggcacagctgcaggatCTGGGCTGGCATCAACTCAAAAATTG CCCATGGCAAAAGTAATAACATCGGCTCAACCGAAAGCAGGGAGAACAATCACTGCTCGAATCACAGGCAGATCTGATATGGgacaaaaacacagaatttgTGGTAGTTTAGCAGTGATGGGAGTTGCTCCGCCCATGAGTTCGGTCATTGTTGAAAAACATCATCCAGTCACTCAG CAAACCATATCTCAAGCCACTGCTGCTAAATATCCTCGAACTGTGTTCCTTACTTCCGGTTCTACAACTGTGAGACCTGCAGGACAAGTTGGGCGAATGCTTCAGAGCCAAACTCATACCAGCGTTCAGTCAATAAAAGTTGTTGACTGA
- the POC5 gene encoding centrosomal protein POC5 isoform X1 has product MSSDEEKSTSPVLPKDSVWGSSVSSDVQDEYEELLRYVIVTPEFELCIPKQSEPSSELRGRGRFSSVTDDTIYHTTPDLLSVKECTEINMEQLCPVSEETSSQESTHIPREIGETTVTELTVPDEKVTQIENILDLWSGSLKTNVLSELRKWKLSFIEHHKHQMRQEKEKHAEHVKQLNNEIENLKELLRTYEISIGRKDEVITNMTEALERKKEKIELMRRFTLWRIQQIKAKQEEYANRIADKQFQTALKKKVWTAWHSLSEERWKEKVAKACQLRAEDICVQLTNDYEAKIAELTATLEQTKAEILRLHSEREQYEDTMKKAFMRGVCALNLEAMTMFQGKDNRTDPDSGSRREDNGAIIAGRLPHSQYSPPSPPPAPATTLHTEDLFSTHLGHASTSQTRLDSDSPVIIPGTAAGSGLASTQKLPMAKVITSAQPKAGRTITARITGRSDMGQKHRICGSLAVMGVAPPMSSVIVEKHHPVTQQTISQATAAKYPRTVFLTSGSTTVRPAGQVGRMLQSQTHTSVQSIKVVD; this is encoded by the exons ATGTCATCAGATGAGGAGAAAAGCACAAGTCCAGTTTTGCCAAAAGACTCAGTTTGGGGCAGTTCTGTTTCTTCAGATGTTCAG GATGAGTATGAAGAACTGCTTCGTTATGTTATAGTGACTCCAGAGTTTGAACTGTGCATCCCAAAGCAGTCAGAACCTTCCTCAGAACTGAGAGGAAGGGGCAGATTTTCAAGTGTAACAGATGACACCATTTACCATACAACTCCAG ATTTATTGTCAGTGAAGGAGTGTACTGAGATCAATATGGAACAACTTTGCCCTGTTTCAGAAGAGACTTCTTCACAAGAGTCCACACACATTCCAAGAGAAATTGGTGAAACCACAGTAACTGAATTAACTGTACCTGATGAAAAAGTTACTCAAATAGAAAATATACTTGACCTCTGGAGTGGAAGTCTTAAG ACAAATGTTCTGAGTGAAttgagaaaatggaaattaagtTTTATCGAACATCACAAGCATCAAATGagacaagaaaaagagaaacatgcTGAACATGTGAAACAATTGAATAATGAGATAGAAAACCTGAAAGAGTTGCTGCGTACTTACGAGATCTCTATTGGCAGAAAAGATGAG GTTATTACTAACATGACAGAAGCattagagaggaagaaagagaaaatagagcTAATGAGAAGGTTTACACTGTGGCGGATTCAGCAAATTAAAGCTAAACAAGAG GAATATGCAAACAGAATAGCAGATAAACAGTTCCAGACAGCTTTGAAGAAGAAGGTATGGACAGCATGGCACTCTCTTAGtgaagaaagatggaaagaaaaagtagcTAAAGCCTGTCAGTTAAGGGCAGAAGATATCTGTGTTCAGCTTACCAATGATTATGAAGCCAAAATTGCAGAG CTAACTGCTACTTTGGAACAAACCAAAGCTGAGATTCTGCGTCTGCATAGTGAAAGAGAGCAGTATGAAGACACTATGAAGAAAGCATTTATGCGTGGTGTTTGCGCTTTGAATCTGGAAGCAATGACTATGTTTCAAGGCAAGGACAATAGGACAGATCCCG ATTCAGGAAGTAGGAGAGAAGATAATGGTGCCATTATAGCAGGAAGGCTACCTCATTCACAGTACAGTCCCCCTTCACCACCCCCTGCACCAGCAACTACTCTTCACACAGAAGACCTG TTTTCTACTCACCTGGGTCATGCAAGCACTTCTCAGACAAGGCTAGATTCTGATTCTCCAGTAATCatccctggcacagctgcaggatCTGGGCTGGCATCAACTCAAAAATTG CCCATGGCAAAAGTAATAACATCGGCTCAACCGAAAGCAGGGAGAACAATCACTGCTCGAATCACAGGCAGATCTGATATGGgacaaaaacacagaatttgTGGTAGTTTAGCAGTGATGGGAGTTGCTCCGCCCATGAGTTCGGTCATTGTTGAAAAACATCATCCAGTCACTCAG CAAACCATATCTCAAGCCACTGCTGCTAAATATCCTCGAACTGTGTTCCTTACTTCCGGTTCTACAACTGTGAGACCTGCAGGACAAGTTGGGCGAATGCTTCAGAGCCAAACTCATACCAGCGTTCAGTCAATAAAAGTTGTTGACTGA